In Xiphophorus hellerii strain 12219 chromosome 13, Xiphophorus_hellerii-4.1, whole genome shotgun sequence, the following proteins share a genomic window:
- the irx1b gene encoding iroquois-class homeodomain protein IRX-1b: protein MSFPQLGFPQFLSASHEVYGSERPASAARDGSTEGAVSSSATAAAVGSMLGMYGSPWAAPNYSAFLPYSGAADLALISQMSSQYELKDGPGSHPAASLPVHPAQGFYPYGQYPYGDPSRAKTATRETTSTLKAWLQEHQKNPYPTKGEKIMLAIITRMTLTQVSTWFANARRRLKKENKVTWGRSAEDRDGRIFSSDNEDEHGKTGSDDEEEEEEIDLETVDVERPEEQRAGEPGSGKGQGEAGLSVREQASTESGRTLSTEAGDKLAAERSPSIPECQRAPQSKPKIWSLAETATAPDSGSHKTAPPAAFAQQAALASAGHPALLPGHGIYTCQIGKLHNWANAALINANSILNMRSLLGGAPPGHLPLHGAAPAPAATAAGAGTSDSEDDSDVESSGSFSPKRDDEDSERRPDSLKSPFQLITDRPHHGTTPQRVLTTTL from the exons ATGTCTTTCCCTCAGCTGGGGTTCCCCCAGTTCCTCAGCGCCTCACATGAGGTGTACGGGAGCGAGCGGCCGGCCTCGGCCGCCCGGGACGGAAGCACGGAGGGCGCAGTGAGCTCCTCGGCTACGGCCGCGGCTGTCGGCTCTATGCTGGGGATGTACGGAAGCCCGTGGGCGGCTCCGAACTACAGTGCCTTTCTGCCGTACAGCGGAGCGGCGGACCTCGCCCTCATATCCCAGATG AGCTCCCAGTACGAACTGAAGGACGGCCCGGGCTCCCACCCAGCGGCCTCGCTGCCCGTCCACCCCGCTCAGGGCTTCTACCCGTACGGCCAGTACCCTTACGGGGACCCGTCCCGGGCCAAGACGGCCACCAGGGAGACCACCAGCACCCTGAAGGCCTGGCTGCAGGAGCACCAGAAGAACCCGTACCCCACCAAGGGGGAGAAGATCATGCTGGCCATCATCACCAGGATGACGCTCACACAG GTCTCCACGTGGTTCGCGAACGCTCGCAGGCGCCTGAAGAAGGAGAACAAGGTGACCTGGGGCCGCAGCGCGGAGGACCGGGACGGCCGCATCTTCAGCAGCGACAACGAGGACGAGCACGGCAAGACCGGCAGCGACgacgaggaggaagaagaggagatcGATTTGGAAACTGTCGACGTCGAGAGGCCGGAGGAGCAGCGCGCTGGGGAGCCCGGCTCCGGGAAGGGACAGGGGGAAGCGGGCCTCTCCGTCAGGGAGCAGGCCTCCACGGAGAGCGGGAGGACGCTGTCGACGGAGGCCGGGGACAAGCTCGCGGCGGAGCGGTCGCCGAGCATACCGGAGTGCCAGAGAGCGCCGCAGAGCAAACCGAAAATCTGGTCTTTGGCGGAGACCGCCACGGCCCCCGACAGCGGCTCGCACAAAACTGCTCCCCCCGCGGCCTTCGCGCAACAGGCGGCTTTGGCTTCCGCCGGCCACCCGGCCTTGCTGCCGGGTCACGGAATATACACTTGTCAGATCGGCAAGCTGCACAACTGGGCCAACGCGGCTCTGATTAACGCCAACTCTATTCTGAACATGCGGTCGCTGCTGGGCGGCGCGCCGCCCGGACACCTGCCGCTGCACGGAGCGGCGCCGGCGCCCGCAGCCACGGCGGCCGGCGCCGGGACGTCGGACTCGGAGGATGACAGCGACGTGGAGTCATCGGGAAGCTTCAGCCCAAAAAGAGATG ATGAGGACAGCGAGCGCAGACCCGATTCCCTGAAGTCTCCCTTTCAGCTCATCACTGACAG ACCTCACCACGGAACGACGCCACAGCGAGTTCTGACGACGACGTTATGA